The following are from one region of the Salvia hispanica cultivar TCC Black 2014 chromosome 1, UniMelb_Shisp_WGS_1.0, whole genome shotgun sequence genome:
- the LOC125220188 gene encoding beta-galactosidase 10 yields the protein MLMARQHILYFFFFFCTLLSLFPSLSSAAYNVSYDTRSLIIDGRRELLISAAIHYPRSVPAMWPGLVQLAKEGGVNTIETYVFWNGHELSPNNYYFGGRYDLVKFCKIVQEAGLYLILRIGPFVAAEWNFGGVPVWLHYVPGTVFRTDNEPFKYYMKKFMTLIVEKMKQEKLFASQGGPIILSQVENEYGFYESAYGEAGKRYTIWAANMSVSQNTGVPWIMCMQFDPPDTVIDTCNSFYCDHFKPISPNKPKFWTENWPGWFKTFGASDPHRPPEDVAFSVARFFQKGGSLQNYYMYHGGTNFGRTAGGPFITTSYDYDAPIDEYGLARCPKWGHLKELHRSIKLCEHALLNGEPKTLSLGPLQEVDVYEESSGACSAIISNTDDKNGATVVFKNTTYHLPAWSVSILPDCKNEVFNTAKVGSQTSVVEMIPTDLQPSATTPHKDFKGPQWDVFRERAGIWDAADFTKNGLVDHINTTKDTTDYLWYTTSFHVDETDESFRSGKSPVILIESKGHAMHVFINQKLEATGSGNGTVPRFKIRRPIALIAGKNEVALLSMAVGLQNAGAFYEWIGAGPTSVKIVGIKNGTVDLSTSKWTYKIGLRGESLKIYEPNNLSRVNWESTFRPPKHQPLTWYKAVVDSPPGQEPVGLDMIHMGKGLAWLNGNEVGRYWPRKASPHEICVKKCDYRGKFMPNKCNTGCGEATQRWYHVPRSWFKPSGNVLVIFEEKGGDPSKIRFSTRKVSSLCSHIAEDHPSFDMEHLQISSMEEYKKKATVSLKCPTSTKISVVKFASFGDPVGSCGTYAVGGCHDPNSESVVQRVCLNKEECELELSQKNFDVNLCPNVAKRLAVEVLCS from the exons ATGTTAATGGCGCGCCAACACATACtctacttcttcttcttcttctgcacTCTACTTTCTTTgtttccctctctctcctctgCTGCTTACAATGTCAGCTACGACACCCGCTCCCTCATCATCGACGGCCGCCGCGAGCTTCTCATTTCCGCCGCCATCCACTATCCTCGCAGCGTCCCCGCC ATGTGGCCGGGATTAGTACAGTTGGCGAAGGAAGGAGGGGTTAATACAATCGAAACCTATGTTTTCTGGAATGGCCACGAGCTCTCCCCCAACAAT TACTACTTTGGGGGAAGGTATGATCTAGTGAAATTTTGTAAGATAGTTCAGGAAGCTGGCTTGTATTTGATTCTCCGGATCGGTCCATTCGTCGCAGCTGAATGGAACTTCGG TGGTGTACCTGTTTGGCTGCACTATGTGCCGGGGACTGTCTTTCGCACTGACAACGAGCCTTTCAAG TACTACATGAAGAAGTTCATGACATTGATTGTGGAAAAGATGAAGCAAGAGAAGCTTTTTGCATCTCAGGGAGGTCCTATTATCTTGTCACAG GTGGAAAATGAATACGGATTCTACGAGTCTGCTTATGGAGAAGCAGGAAAAAGGTACACCATATGGGCAGCTAACATGTCTGTTTCTCAAAACACGGGTGTACCTTGGATTATGTGTATGCAGTTTGATCCTCCTGATACTGTG ATTGACACATGCAATTCATTTTACTGCGACCATTTCAAACCAATCTCTCCTAATAAGCCCAAATTCTGGACAGAAAACTGGCCAGGATG GTTTAAAACATTTGGAGCAAGTGATCCTCATAGACCTCCTGAAGATGTGGCTTTCTCGGTTGCACGATTTTTTCAGAAAGGAGGAAGTCTTCAAAACTATTACATG TATCACGGTGGGACAAACTTTGGACGCACTGCAGGTGGACCATTCATTACTACAAGTTATGATTATGATGCACCAATTGATGAATATG GATTGGCTAGATGTCCGAAATGGGGGCATCTTAAAGAGCTTCATAGATCTATAAAGTTATGTGAGCACGCATTGCTAAATGGAGAGCCGAAGACTCTATCACTAGGACCCTTACAAGAG GTTGATGTATATGAAGAGTCATCAGGAGCTTGTTCTGCTATTATTTCTAACACGGATGATAAAAATGGAGCAACAGTAGTGTTCAAAAATACTACGTATCACCTGCCAGCATGGTCGGTTAGCATTTTACCGGACTGCAAAAATGAAGTTTTTAACACTGCAAAG GTTGGTTCTCAAACATCTGTTGTTGAGATGATACCAACAGATTTGCAGCCATCAGCTACAACTCCTCATAAAGACTTCAAAGGTCCTCAATGGGATGTATTTAGAGAGAGGGCTGGAATTTGGGATGCCGCAGattttacaaaaaatggaTTGGTAGACCACATTAACACTACAAAAGATACTACGGACTACCTATGGTATACAACAAG TTTTCATGTTGATGAGACTGACGAGTCATTCAGAAGTGGTAAAAGTCCAGTGATTTTAATTGAATCGAAGGGCCATGCTATGCACGTTTTCATCAATCAAAAACTTGAAG CTACTGGGTCAGGAAATGGCACGGTACCACGCTTTAAAATCAGACGTCCCATTGCTCTCATAGCTGGCAAGAACGAAGTTGCTTTATTAAGCATGGCTGTTGGCCTACag AATGCAGGAGCCTTCTATGAGTGGATTGGAGCTGGTCCTACTAGTGTCAAAATTGTGGGGATAAAGAATGGGACGGTGGACTTGTCCACCAGTAAGTGGACCTATAAG ATAGGGTTGCGTGGAGAATCCTTGAAGATATACGAGCCAAATAATTTGAGTCGTGTAAACTGGGAATCTACTTTTAGACCACCTAAACATCAGCCCCTAACATGGTACAAG GCTGTGGTGGATTCTCCACCTGGGCAAGAGCCTGTTGGGCTTGATATGATTCACATGGGGAAAGGGTTAGCTTGGTTAAATGGAAATGAAGTCGGAAGATATTGGCCTCGAAAGGCCTCCCCTCATGAAATATGCGTTAAAAAATGCGACTATAGAGGAAAATTTATGCCTAACAAATGTAATACAGGTTGTGGAGAAGCGACACAACGGTG GTACCATGTGCCAAGATCTTGGTTCAAACCATCAGGTAATGTGTTGGTGATCTTTGAGGAAAAAGGCGGAGACCCTTCAAAGATTCGTTTCTCAACAAGAAAAGTCTCAAGTCTGTGCTCGCATATTGCTGAAGATCATCCTTCGTTCGACATGGAACACTTGCAGATAAGCTCAATGGAGGAGTACAAAAAGAAAGCAACTGTCAGTTTGAAATGCCCGACGAGCACAAAAATCTCTGTTGTGAAATTCGCAAGTTTTGGAGATCCAGTAGGAAGCTGTGGAACATATGCTGTGGGAGGATGCCATGATCCTAATTCTGAATCCGTCGTGCAGAGG GTTTGCTTGAACAAGGAGGAGTGCGAATTGGAATTAAGCCAAAAGAATTTTGATGTCAACTTATGTCCCAATGTGGCTAAGAGGCTTGCTGTTGAGGTGCTCTGTAGCTGA
- the LOC125220219 gene encoding probable NAD(P)H dehydrogenase (quinone) FQR1-like 2 — protein sequence MGKGGGCVPSKKKFPNHTTAAAAEDDHELPESTPTEIAADESAIPPRNLRLFIVYYSMYGHVEGLARRMKQGADSVAGVEAELYRVPETLTDDVLAKMQAPPKDDSIPEIGSPADLAAADGFLFGFPTRYGSMAAQMKAFFDSTSQLWKEQKLAGKPAGFFVSTGTQGGGQETTAWTAITQLAHHGMLFVPIGYTFGAGMFRMDSIRGGTPYGAGVFAGDGTREPSETELALAEHQGNYMAGIVKRLANP from the exons ATGGGAAAAGGCGGGGGCTGTGTCCCTAGCAAGAAAAAGTTCCCCAATcacaccaccgccgccgccgccgaggACGACCATGAACTCCCCGAGTCCACCCCCACCGAAATCGCCGCCGACGAATCCGCCATCCCTCCGCGGAATCTGAGGCTCTTCATAGTCTACTACTCGATGTACGGCCACGTGGAGGGCCTCGCGCGCCGGATGAAGCAGGGCGCCGACTCCGTCGCCGGCGTCGAGGCCGAGCTCTACAGAGTCCCGGAGACCTTGACCGACGACGTCCTCGCCAAAATGCAGGCCCCGCCCAAGGACGATTCGATCCCAGAGATCGGATCGCCCGCCGATTTGGCAGCCGCCGATGGATTTTTGTTCGGTTTCCCCACGAGATACGGCTCAATGGCGGCGCAGATGAAGGCGTTCTTCGATTCGACTTCTCAATTGTGGAAGGAGCAGAAGCTGGCTGGGAAGCCTGCCGGATTCTTTGTCAGCACCGGGACTCAAGGAGGCGGACAAGAGACCACTGC GTGGACAGCGATCACCCAATTAGCTCATCATGGGATGCTATTTGTTCCGATTGGATACACATTTGGTGCGGGCATGTTCAGAATGGATTCCATTAGAGGGGGTACTCCATATGGAGCTGGGGTTTTCGCAGGTGATGGCACAAGGGAGCCAAGTGAAACGGAGCTGGCTCTCGCAGAGCACCAAGGCAACTACATGGCTGGCATAGTCAAGCGGCTAGCTAATCCCTGA